A stretch of Planococcus citri chromosome 5, ihPlaCitr1.1, whole genome shotgun sequence DNA encodes these proteins:
- the LOC135848328 gene encoding ankyrin-1-like, producing the protein MEADLTYKKSIINGQDDKFGSPLHYVACKNDVETAELLLSNGANPNLRLNETGIPEKLSSKDSEEMRLCEDWPMDYYSWTPLHLAAFNGHNEIVQLLIDAGGKINVVTISKNICEGNTPLHFSTMRNHLKTAQLLLQNGACYDVKNFQNKAPVELTKSEGVADLLQCIHKLFQAVGEGSKSPVHSLLERNDSDSVNAILHAKNSDNHTLLDIAQANEHEEIVDLLNKKTEIIHCDMEDSR; encoded by the coding sequence atggAAGCAGATTTAacttataaaaaatcaattattaatgGTCAAGATGATAAATTTGGCTCACCTTTACACTATGTTGCTTGTAAAAATGATGTAGAAACTGCTGAACTCCTTTTATCTAATGGAGCAAATCCCAATCTCAGATTAAATGAAACTGGTATACCTGAAAAGCTATCATCCAAAGATTCAGAAGAAATGCGATTGTGTGAGGATTGGCCTATGGATTACTACAGTTGGACCCCATTACACTTGGCAGCCTTCAATGGCCATAAtgaaatagttcaacttttaataGATGCAGGTGGCAAGATCAATGTAGTTACTATTTCTAAGAATATTTGTGAAGGGAATACACCGCTTCATTTTTCAACCATGcgaaatcatttaaaaacagCCCAATTGCTTTTACAAAATGGAGCATGttatgatgtaaaaaattttcaaaacaaggcACCTGTAGAATTGACAAAGTCTGAAGGTGTAGCAGATCTACTTCAATGcattcataaattatttcagGCTGTTGGAGAAGGCAGCAAATCTCCAGTGCATTCTTTGTTGGAAAGAAATGATTCGGATTCAGTGAACGCCATTTTACATGCCAAAAATTCTGACAATCATACACTTTTAGACATTGCCCAAGCTAATGAACACGAAGAAATAGTGGACTTACTTAACAAAAAAACTGAGATTATTCATTGCGATATGGAGGATTCCAGGTGA